A single window of Trueperaceae bacterium DNA harbors:
- a CDS encoding D-glycerate dehydrogenase, producing the protein MAQSPLVFISRRLPTSCLELLERAGCRLRVHDSEVAPSRHELLEGVAGCDAVITLVSDRVDEEFLDKAGERLRVVANYAVGYDNVDVGACSRRGVLVTNTPDVLTEATADQAFMLILAVARRALEGHRLVASGLWQGWHPLQLLGQDVSGATLGIVGMGRIGAAVARRAGAFGMKVLYHNRSRRPEAERQLDASFRPELPALLEESDIVSLHAPLTTETRHLIDAAALALMRRHAILVNTSRGPLVDEVALLEALREGQIWGAGLDVFEDEPRVTPGLAELDNVLLAPHLGSATERTRREMAGLCARAVIAVLAGELPPNVVDE; encoded by the coding sequence ATGGCCCAGTCCCCGCTCGTCTTCATCAGCCGCCGACTCCCCACCAGCTGCCTGGAACTGCTAGAGCGGGCCGGATGTCGGCTCCGCGTTCACGATTCGGAGGTAGCGCCGAGCAGACACGAGCTGCTCGAGGGGGTCGCCGGATGCGATGCGGTGATCACTCTCGTGAGCGACAGGGTGGACGAGGAGTTCCTCGATAAGGCCGGCGAGCGTCTGCGGGTCGTGGCGAACTACGCGGTGGGTTACGACAACGTCGACGTCGGGGCCTGCTCCAGGCGGGGAGTGCTGGTGACCAACACGCCCGACGTCCTGACCGAGGCGACGGCCGATCAGGCGTTCATGCTGATCCTCGCGGTCGCCCGCCGGGCTCTCGAGGGGCACCGGCTGGTCGCGAGCGGCCTCTGGCAGGGCTGGCACCCCCTGCAGCTCCTGGGGCAGGACGTGAGCGGAGCGACCCTGGGGATCGTGGGGATGGGCCGCATCGGCGCCGCAGTAGCCCGCCGCGCCGGAGCGTTCGGGATGAAGGTGCTCTACCACAACAGATCCCGGCGGCCGGAGGCAGAGAGGCAACTGGACGCTTCCTTCCGGCCGGAGCTGCCTGCCCTACTCGAGGAGAGCGACATCGTGAGCCTCCACGCGCCGCTGACGACCGAGACGAGACACCTCATAGACGCCGCTGCTCTCGCTCTGATGCGCCGCCACGCGATCCTGGTGAACACCTCCCGGGGCCCGCTCGTGGATGAGGTCGCCCTTCTGGAGGCTTTGCGCGAAGGGCAGATCTGGGGCGCCGGCTTGGACGTTTTCGAGGACGAACCGCGGGTGACCCCGGGCTTGGCCGAACTGGACAACGTGCTGCTGGCGCCCCACCTGGGCTCGGCCACCGAGCGCACCAGGCGGGAGATGGCTGGGCTCTGCGCCCGAGCCGTGATCGCCGTGCTCGCAGGAGAGCTCCCACCCAATGTCGTCGATGAGTAA
- a CDS encoding cytochrome c: MPEPTRQYIFTEGQIKGMFAAVTILMIVVLGGLLLLISARPQGAFTTADTRQFEATVGAASEELSGYRMLEDGTVQIDIDRAIELVADRGVTGLFSQAEAAGQAPVADAPEGQEAGQAGLPDGAQIYGSCSGCHQANGQGIPGAFPPLAGHAADLYATDPEYLAQVVLFGLQGPITVDGAQYNGVMPTWGGQLSDAQIAAVLNYVLSSWTNADRVEAVEPYSAEEIAAQRELDLSMQEVHARRMELDLP, from the coding sequence ATGCCTGAACCGACTCGCCAGTACATCTTCACCGAGGGGCAGATAAAGGGGATGTTCGCGGCCGTCACCATCCTGATGATCGTGGTGCTGGGCGGTCTCCTGCTCCTCATATCCGCCAGACCCCAGGGCGCCTTCACCACGGCCGACACACGGCAGTTCGAAGCCACCGTCGGTGCCGCTTCCGAGGAGCTCAGCGGCTATCGGATGCTCGAGGACGGCACCGTGCAGATCGACATAGATCGCGCGATCGAACTCGTGGCCGACAGAGGGGTGACCGGCCTCTTCAGCCAAGCCGAGGCGGCCGGTCAGGCGCCGGTGGCCGACGCGCCGGAGGGCCAGGAGGCTGGCCAAGCCGGTCTGCCCGACGGAGCGCAGATCTACGGCTCCTGCTCGGGTTGCCACCAAGCCAACGGTCAGGGTATCCCTGGGGCGTTCCCGCCGCTGGCCGGTCACGCAGCCGACCTCTACGCCACCGATCCGGAGTACCTCGCTCAGGTCGTGCTCTTCGGACTTCAGGGTCCCATCACCGTGGACGGCGCTCAGTACAACGGGGTGATGCCGACATGGGGAGGGCAGCTCTCCGACGCCCAGATCGCGGCCGTGCTGAACTACGTGCTCTCGAGCTGGACCAACGCCGACAGGGTCGAGGCGGTGGAACCGTACAGCGCCGAGGAGATCGCGGCGCAGCGTGAACTGGACCTGAGCATGCAGGAGGTGCACGCTCGCAGGATGGAACTCGACCTGCCCTGA